From Dermochelys coriacea isolate rDerCor1 chromosome 8, rDerCor1.pri.v4, whole genome shotgun sequence, the proteins below share one genomic window:
- the FAM114A2 gene encoding protein FAM114A2: protein MSEKDGSESLKAGASQKDENGQRVEEAGSIESSGREEDEPEPVALTRKRPEAKSSSKPIAAEEPVDQALKVSDSTDASQTGWGYWGSWGKSLLSSASATVATVGQGISNVIEKAETSLGIPSPSEISSEAKVVTGGSQSAKASISGGVGDSSSSPISGAFGVLSTLSTAVQSTGKSVISGGLDALEFIGKKTMDVIAEGDPGFKKTKGLMNRNSTLSQVLREAKEKEEQRTATEVTMATEKKAHYGLLFDEFQGLSHLEALEMLSRESDSKVKSVINALSGEELDMLKVELEQLKEAFSLAEFYDDEEEEKKGDEDFTKEITVLFFELHLSAKPDKLTTARKCAHEWIERLNMETPKERKTSKENQQLDSGAADRDVKTSVEDIHAFAIRSLAELTAYSIEMFHKTAALVLHGQKQEVSATGRAKALSQMTIVLCKELCSLSKEFTTCLTTAGVKEKADVLNPLITGVFLEASNSASYIQDAFQLLLPVLQISLIQTQTELSHQ, encoded by the exons ATGTCTGAAAAAGATGGCAGTGAAAGTCTGAAAGCAGGTGCCTCCCAGAAGGATGAGAATGGACAGAGAGTGGAGGAAGCTGGGTCCATTGAGAGCAGTGGTAGGGAAGAGGATGAACCTGAACCTGTGGCTCTGACTCGGAAAAGACCTGAAGCCAAATCCTCCAGCAAGCCTATTGCTGCAGAAGAGCCAGTGGATCAAGCCCTGAAA GTCTCTGATTCCACTGATGCATCTCAGACAGGATGGGGATActgggggagctggggaaagtcacttctCTCCAGTGCCTCGGCCACAGTAGCTACAGTAG GACAAGGTATTTCAAATGTCATCGAAAAAGCAGAGACGTCCCTTGGGATCCCCAGCCCTAGCGAAATCTCGTCAGAGGCCAAAGTTGTTACAGGAG GAAGCCAGAGTGCTAAAGCAAGCATTTCAGGCGGAGTTGGTGACAGCAGTTCTTCGCCCATCAGTGGAGCTTTCGGAGTTTTATCCACTCTTTCTACAGCTGTTCAAAGCACA GGGAAGAGTGTTATTAGTGGCGGTTTGGATGCTTTGGAATTCATTGGGAAGAAGACAATGGACGTGATAGCGGAAGGAGACCCTGGATTCAAGAAAACAAAGGGTTTAATGAACAGGAATTCCACACTATCACAG GTCTTGCGAGAGgcaaaggagaaagaagagcagcGGACAGCTACTGAGGTTACCATGGCTACCGAGAAGAAAGCCCATTATGGGTTACTCTTTGATGAGTTTCAGGGTCTTTCACATCTGGAAGCCTTGGAGATGCTTTCCAGAGAGAGTGATTCAAAG GTGAAGTCGGTTATAAATGCCCTCTCTGGAGAAGAGTTAGACATGTTAAAAGTGGAGTTGGAGCAGCTCAAAGAAGCATTTTCATTAGCTGAGTTTTATGAtgatgaagaggaagagaagaagg GAGACGAAGATTTCACAAAGGAAATAACTGTGCTTTTCTTCGAACTGCACCTCTCAGCCAAGCCGGACAAATTAACCACG GCAAGGAAATGTGCTCATGAATGGATTGAAAGACTCAACATGGAAACTCCAAAAGAGAGGAAAACGAGCAAAGAAAACCAACAGCTGGATTCAGGGGCTGCTGACCGAGATGTTAAAACATCAGTAGAG GATATACATGCATTTGCCATTAGAAGTCTGGCTGAACTGACAGCCTACTCCATTGAAATGTTCCACAAAACTGCAGCATTAGTCCTACATGGTCAGAAGCAAGAGGTGTCAGCCACAGGCCGAGCCAAAGCCCTTTCACA AATGACTATTGTGCTGTGTAAAGAATTGTGTTCTCTATCTAAAGAGTTCACGACGTGCTTAACAACTGCAGGG GTCAAAGAGAAGGCAGATGTGCTTAACCCACTAATCACTGGAGTGTTTTTGGAG gcTTCAAACAGTGCTTCGTATATCCAAGATGCCTTCCAGCTACTCCTGCCTGTGCTACAGATCTCTCTTATCCAGACTCAAACTGAGTTATCACATCAGTGA